Proteins encoded together in one Sinorhizobium sp. B11 window:
- a CDS encoding YeaH/YhbH family protein, translated as MHIIDRRLNPRGKSLENRQRFLRRAKDAVEQAVKRSLQNRSIRDVLDGGEVTLPIGGMTEPGLHRGGGGVQDRILPGNQKFVEGDFIKRPPASGGGRSSEAGEGDGEDGFRFVLTREEFLNIFLEDLELPDLAKRRLSETEEVTPQRAGFSVSGSPSNIAVGRTTRLAMMRRLALHRPKAEEIEALQKQIDECDDAEERVVLEDRLKALTLKSKRIPYIDPLDVRYRRFENTPKPVVKAVMFCLMDVSGSMSEHMKDLAKRFYLLLYLFLSQRYEKVEIVFIRHTEKAEEVDEETFFYSPATGGTLVSSALAVMRSIVAARFDPTEWNIYAAQASDGDNSYSDGALTGQLLQQEILPVCQYFAYIEVGEEDGDSSTSRSPLWALYQEIRSAALPLAMRKVCRKNEIFPVFHDLFQKKAATAGATP; from the coding sequence ATGCACATCATAGACCGGCGGCTTAACCCGCGCGGTAAAAGTCTGGAAAATCGACAAAGGTTTCTACGGCGTGCCAAGGACGCCGTAGAACAAGCGGTTAAACGGTCTTTGCAAAACCGCTCCATCCGCGATGTGCTTGATGGCGGTGAAGTCACTCTTCCAATCGGCGGCATGACCGAACCGGGTCTTCACCGGGGCGGTGGGGGAGTCCAGGATCGCATCCTTCCCGGCAATCAGAAATTCGTAGAGGGCGACTTCATAAAGCGTCCACCGGCATCGGGAGGCGGACGTTCGTCCGAGGCGGGGGAGGGCGACGGCGAAGACGGTTTCCGCTTCGTACTGACCCGAGAGGAATTCCTCAACATCTTCCTCGAAGACCTGGAACTGCCCGACCTTGCCAAGCGCCGGCTGAGCGAAACCGAGGAGGTGACACCGCAAAGAGCCGGTTTTTCCGTTTCCGGCTCCCCCTCCAACATTGCCGTCGGGCGCACAACACGCCTTGCCATGATGCGCCGCCTGGCGCTTCATCGCCCGAAGGCGGAGGAAATAGAGGCGCTTCAGAAGCAGATCGACGAATGCGATGATGCGGAAGAACGCGTCGTACTTGAAGACAGGCTGAAGGCCTTGACGCTCAAGAGCAAGCGTATCCCCTACATCGACCCGCTCGACGTCCGCTACCGGCGTTTTGAGAATACGCCCAAGCCTGTCGTCAAAGCGGTGATGTTCTGCCTCATGGACGTTTCCGGTTCCATGAGCGAGCATATGAAGGATCTCGCCAAGCGCTTTTACCTGCTCCTCTACCTCTTCCTGTCGCAGCGTTACGAGAAGGTGGAGATCGTTTTCATCCGTCATACGGAAAAGGCAGAGGAAGTCGATGAGGAGACTTTCTTTTATAGCCCGGCGACAGGCGGCACGCTGGTTTCCAGTGCGCTGGCGGTGATGCGCTCGATCGTTGCTGCGCGCTTCGATCCGACGGAGTGGAATATCTATGCGGCGCAGGCCTCCGATGGCGACAACTCCTATTCCGACGGTGCTCTGACGGGGCAACTGCTGCAGCAGGAAATCCTGCCGGTCTGCCAGTACTTCGCCTATATCGAAGTCGGTGAGGAAGATGGAGATTCCTCGACGTCGAGGTCACCGCTCTGGGCGCTCT
- a CDS encoding PrkA family serine protein kinase: MLNNSLFDAFTRNYESRRETDMSIADYLALCKKDPMAYANATERLLSAIGEPEIIDTAKDSRLGRVFMNRTIRTYPAFEGFFGMEETIERIVSFFRHAAQGLEERKQILYLLGPVGGGKSSLAERLKQLMEVNPIYVLKAGDELSPVFESPLNLFDPLAMGPMLLEEYDIPTRRLSGLMSPWCLKRLDEFDGDISRFRVVRIQPSRLRQIAIAKTEPGDENNQDVSSLVGKVDIRKLEHYSQNDPDAYSYSGGLNRANQGVLEFVEMFKAPIKMLHPLLTATQEGNYMGTENIGAIPFSGIILAHSNEAEWQTFKANKNNEAFIDRICVIKVPYCLRVIEEQKIYEKLIEGSELADAACAPATLEMLARFSVLSRLRKHENSNLFSKMRSYDGESLKETDPRARSVQEYRDAAGVDEGMDGISTRFAFKVLASTFNHDTTDIGADPVHLMYVLEQAIRREQYGEETEKRYMEFIKAELAPRYAEFIGNEIQKAYLESYSDYGQNLFDRYVDYADAWIEDTDFKDPDTGQLLDRELLNQELTKIEKPAGIANPKDFRNEIVKFSLRSRAANGGKNPSWTSYEKIREVIEKRMFSQVEDLLPVISFGSKKDSETEKKHSEFVSRMVARGYTERQVRRLVEWYMRVKQAS, from the coding sequence ATGCTGAACAACTCCCTATTTGATGCGTTCACCCGTAACTACGAGTCTCGGCGAGAGACGGATATGTCTATAGCAGACTATCTTGCCTTGTGTAAAAAAGATCCGATGGCCTACGCCAACGCGACCGAGCGGCTGCTTTCGGCAATTGGCGAACCCGAAATCATCGATACCGCCAAGGATTCGCGGCTCGGCCGGGTTTTCATGAACAGGACCATCCGAACCTATCCCGCCTTCGAAGGGTTTTTCGGCATGGAGGAGACGATCGAGCGGATCGTTTCCTTTTTCAGGCACGCGGCCCAAGGTCTGGAGGAGCGCAAGCAGATCCTTTACCTGCTCGGCCCGGTCGGCGGTGGTAAGTCTTCGCTTGCAGAGCGTCTGAAGCAACTGATGGAAGTCAACCCCATCTATGTTCTAAAAGCCGGTGACGAACTGAGCCCGGTCTTTGAAAGCCCCCTCAACCTTTTTGATCCCCTAGCCATGGGGCCGATGCTGCTTGAAGAATACGACATCCCGACTCGTCGCCTCAGCGGTTTGATGAGCCCGTGGTGCCTTAAGCGGCTCGACGAATTCGATGGTGATATCTCCCGCTTCCGGGTCGTCAGGATCCAGCCCTCAAGGCTTCGACAGATCGCGATTGCAAAGACCGAGCCGGGTGACGAAAACAATCAGGATGTCTCGTCGCTGGTCGGCAAGGTCGATATTCGCAAGCTCGAGCACTATTCGCAAAACGATCCTGATGCCTACAGCTATTCCGGCGGTCTCAACCGCGCCAATCAGGGCGTGCTGGAATTCGTGGAAATGTTCAAGGCGCCGATCAAGATGCTGCATCCGCTGCTGACGGCGACGCAGGAAGGCAACTACATGGGCACCGAAAACATCGGTGCGATTCCCTTCTCTGGCATCATCCTTGCCCATTCGAACGAAGCGGAGTGGCAAACCTTCAAGGCCAACAAGAACAACGAGGCCTTCATCGACCGCATCTGCGTCATCAAGGTTCCGTATTGCCTCAGGGTGATTGAGGAACAGAAGATCTACGAAAAACTGATCGAAGGATCGGAGCTAGCCGATGCGGCATGTGCACCGGCGACATTGGAGATGCTGGCTCGTTTCTCCGTGCTGTCACGGCTTCGCAAGCATGAGAATTCCAATCTTTTCTCGAAAATGCGCTCCTATGACGGCGAAAGCCTCAAGGAAACTGATCCGCGTGCCAGAAGCGTGCAGGAATATCGGGATGCTGCCGGTGTCGATGAGGGCATGGACGGAATATCGACACGTTTCGCGTTCAAGGTTCTTGCGTCGACCTTCAACCACGACACGACGGATATCGGTGCGGACCCTGTGCATCTGATGTATGTTCTGGAACAGGCTATCCGCCGCGAGCAGTATGGCGAGGAGACGGAAAAGCGCTACATGGAATTCATCAAGGCCGAATTGGCACCGCGTTACGCGGAGTTCATCGGCAACGAGATCCAGAAGGCCTATCTGGAATCCTATTCCGATTACGGTCAGAACCTGTTCGACCGCTATGTCGATTACGCGGACGCCTGGATCGAGGATACCGATTTCAAGGACCCGGATACTGGTCAGCTGCTCGATCGCGAACTTCTGAACCAGGAGCTGACGAAGATCGAAAAACCGGCGGGCATCGCCAACCCCAAGGATTTCCGCAACGAGATCGTCAAGTTCTCCTTGAGGTCGCGGGCTGCCAATGGCGGCAAGAATCCTTCCTGGACGAGCTATGAGAAGATCCGGGAAGTCATCGAGAAGCGTATGTTCTCGCAAGTCGAGGATTTGCTGCCGGTCATCTCTTTCGGATCGAAGAAGGATAGTGAGACCGAAAAGAAGCATAGCGAATTCGTCTCGCGCATGGTGGCGCGGGGCTACACGGAACGGCAGGTTCGCCGGCTGGTGGAATGGTACATGCGCGTCAAGCAGGCGAGTTAG
- a CDS encoding sigma-54 dependent transcriptional regulator — MSETIPVFLIDDDKDLLKATKQTLELAGFSVSTFSAATEALKDLSAEFSGVVVSDIRMPHVDGLQLFDRIRRLDEDLPVILITGHGDIPMAVKAIQDGAYDFITKPFAADRLVQSVHRAAEKRRLVLDNRSLRDAAEQAQGDLPLIGQTPAMERLRRTLRQIADTDVDVLVTGETGSGKEVVASLLHRWSRRSKGNFVALNCGALPETVIESELFGHEAGAFTGAQKKRIGRIEHSSGGTLFLDEIESMPAPAQVQMLRVLEMREVMPLGTNEVRPVDLRVVAAAKVDLGDPRERGDFREDLYYRLNVVTISIPPLRDRRDDIPLLFAHFTERAATRFKRPVPVASPELHRHLKSHDWPGNVRELSHFAERFVLGLEAVPVEPRQNGVENKDAPLPLPARMDRYEADIIRETLTRNDGDVRRTIETLGIPRKTFYDKLQRHGIERAAFSSSKPES; from the coding sequence ATGAGTGAAACTATCCCCGTCTTCCTTATCGATGACGACAAGGATCTCCTGAAGGCGACGAAACAGACGCTGGAGCTTGCCGGCTTTTCGGTTTCGACCTTTTCCGCCGCTACGGAAGCTCTGAAGGATCTGAGCGCGGAGTTCTCGGGTGTCGTCGTTTCCGATATCCGCATGCCGCATGTCGACGGATTGCAGCTCTTCGATCGAATCCGTCGCCTCGATGAAGACCTTCCCGTGATCCTGATCACAGGGCATGGCGATATCCCGATGGCCGTCAAGGCAATCCAGGATGGGGCCTATGACTTCATCACCAAGCCTTTTGCAGCCGACAGGCTGGTGCAAAGCGTGCACCGCGCCGCCGAAAAACGCCGGCTCGTGCTCGACAACCGGTCGCTGCGCGACGCGGCTGAACAGGCGCAGGGCGATCTGCCGCTGATTGGCCAGACGCCTGCCATGGAGCGCCTGCGACGAACGCTCCGGCAGATCGCCGACACCGATGTCGACGTCCTGGTGACTGGCGAAACCGGCAGCGGCAAGGAAGTGGTGGCAAGCCTGCTGCATCGCTGGAGCCGTCGTTCGAAGGGAAACTTCGTCGCGCTGAATTGCGGCGCCCTGCCTGAAACGGTGATCGAGAGCGAACTCTTCGGTCACGAAGCCGGGGCGTTCACGGGTGCCCAGAAGAAACGCATCGGCCGCATCGAACATTCGAGCGGTGGGACGTTGTTTCTCGATGAAATCGAAAGCATGCCGGCCCCCGCCCAGGTGCAGATGCTGCGCGTCCTGGAAATGCGCGAAGTCATGCCACTCGGCACCAACGAGGTGCGGCCGGTCGACCTGCGTGTCGTGGCTGCGGCCAAGGTTGATCTCGGCGATCCGCGCGAGCGCGGCGATTTCCGCGAGGATCTCTATTATCGGCTCAATGTCGTGACGATCAGCATCCCGCCGCTGCGCGACCGGCGCGACGACATCCCGCTCCTCTTCGCCCACTTCACCGAACGGGCCGCCACCCGCTTCAAGCGTCCGGTACCCGTCGCTTCGCCCGAACTGCACCGCCACCTGAAGAGCCATGACTGGCCGGGCAATGTGCGCGAACTCTCTCATTTCGCTGAACGCTTCGTCCTCGGTCTTGAAGCGGTGCCGGTGGAGCCGAGGCAAAACGGGGTTGAAAACAAAGATGCCCCCTTGCCTCTGCCGGCGAGGATGGACCGCTATGAGGCCGATATCATCCGCGAGACGCTGACCCGGAACGATGGCGACGTACGCCGGACAATCGAAACCCTCGGCATTCCACGCAAGACCTTTTACGACAAACTGCAGCGGCACGGCATCGAACGGGCTGCGTTCAGCTCGTCAAAGCCCGAAAGCTGA